The Deinococcus sonorensis KR-87 genome includes a window with the following:
- a CDS encoding DUF2256 domain-containing protein: MPVRPSPGKGRPPSERPSKVCAHCGRPFSWRKKWERDWAQVRYCSDRCRSEAKRRAPQK; encoded by the coding sequence ATGCCTGTCCGACCCTCCCCCGGCAAAGGCCGCCCCCCTTCCGAGCGGCCCAGCAAAGTGTGTGCCCACTGTGGCCGCCCGTTCAGCTGGCGCAAGAAATGGGAGCGCGACTGGGCGCAGGTGCGCTACTGCTCGGACCGCTGCCGCAGCGAGGCAAAACGGCGCGCACCGCAGAAATAA
- a CDS encoding GNAT family N-acetyltransferase yields MPQIIKRPVQAALPGLAEMYGASVSEFQAMAEQLTEVWQVLDDAGEVLGTVALRPSPMHGAELMGGAAPGVHQLAVAGHLLQAAHGHQPQLYAYADPQRFPAEALTQAGWSVVGAYTLLAGPTPTQPAQCPAGFSIRPISESPDPDDWIRALASYEDRIGHHAVAPDRLPEAVRNWFDADVSVVAYDTAGTPAGLCRAAIQDTQASIDAPGVQPPLRGTGLRQALLLSVCERLSHRGVTHITLEAWGDTPEERADDLALGLTVQELTPIYAALVDDSSAGVRAPR; encoded by the coding sequence ATGCCCCAGATCATCAAGCGCCCGGTCCAGGCCGCCCTGCCCGGGCTGGCCGAGATGTACGGCGCGTCCGTCAGCGAGTTCCAGGCGATGGCCGAACAGCTGACCGAGGTCTGGCAGGTGCTGGACGACGCCGGTGAGGTGCTGGGCACGGTGGCCCTGCGCCCATCGCCGATGCACGGGGCGGAGCTGATGGGCGGCGCGGCGCCGGGCGTGCATCAGCTGGCCGTGGCCGGGCACCTGCTGCAGGCCGCCCACGGCCATCAGCCGCAGCTGTACGCCTACGCCGATCCCCAGCGTTTCCCGGCCGAGGCGCTGACACAGGCCGGTTGGAGTGTGGTCGGCGCCTACACCCTGCTGGCCGGGCCCACGCCCACCCAACCGGCCCAGTGCCCGGCGGGCTTCTCCATCCGGCCGATTTCGGAGTCACCGGACCCGGACGACTGGATTCGCGCCCTCGCCAGCTACGAGGACCGGATCGGTCATCATGCCGTGGCGCCCGACCGCCTGCCGGAAGCGGTCCGGAACTGGTTTGACGCGGACGTAAGTGTGGTGGCCTACGACACCGCCGGAACGCCGGCGGGCCTGTGCCGCGCCGCGATTCAGGACACGCAGGCCAGCATCGACGCGCCGGGGGTCCAGCCGCCCCTGCGCGGCACCGGCCTGCGACAGGCGCTGCTGCTCAGCGTCTGTGAGCGGCTGTCCCACCGGGGTGTCACGCACATCACGCTCGAAGCCTGGGGAGACACGCCCGAGGAACGGGCCGACGATCTGGCGCTGGGGCTGACGGTGCAGGAACTGACGCCGATCTACGCCGCCCTGGTGGACGACTCCTCTGCCGGAGTGCGGGCGCCACGGTGA
- a CDS encoding RuvX/YqgF family protein — protein MTGSDLPLTLALDVSKHRIGFAVNHGALVFGRGSLDRKRLIWDVRQVQARAKAEGATQVLVGLPLRTDGAQSPTADRVRSFGRELRNAGLTVLYQDERFTTRRARELHATDLDEAAAVQILELYVQGLLQ, from the coding sequence ATGACCGGCTCCGACCTGCCCCTGACCCTCGCGCTCGATGTGAGCAAGCACCGCATCGGCTTTGCGGTCAACCACGGCGCGCTGGTGTTCGGGCGCGGCTCGCTGGACCGCAAGCGGCTGATCTGGGACGTGCGGCAGGTGCAGGCACGCGCGAAGGCCGAGGGGGCCACCCAGGTGCTGGTGGGCCTGCCGCTGCGCACCGATGGCGCCCAGAGTCCCACCGCCGACCGGGTCCGGAGTTTCGGGCGCGAGCTGCGGAACGCCGGGCTGACCGTGCTGTACCAGGACGAACGCTTCACCACCCGCCGCGCCCGTGAGCTGCACGCCACCGACCTGGACGAGGCCGCCGCCGTCCAGATTCTGGAACTGTACGTGCAGGGCCTGCTGCAGTAG
- a CDS encoding replication-associated recombination protein A, translated as MTLFDPPAPLAERLRPRTLDEVVGQSHLLGPGKPLTRVLQSGRLGSLILWGPPGVGKTTLARLLAAQVGAHFVALSAVSAGVKDVREAVAEAERLRGRGQRTILFLDEIHRFNKAQQDALLPHVESGLLTLVGATTENPSFEVNPALRSRARTLVLQALTREEVRGLLERALTDERGLPGVSAEPAALELLSRLADGDARRALSTLEVASSLANPVTEEAVTEAFGRHLPSMDKGGEDFYNLISALHKSVRGSHPDAALYWLARMVAGGADILYVARRVVRMAAEDIGLADPQALRLCIAARDTAEFLGSPEGDLALAEAVVYLCLAPKSNTVYTAWKRALQAVEGEQLSVPLHLRNAPTGLMRQQGYGGGYAYYFDDPEGSFRQRYLPDGVQLNLYTPGPEGWEGRVQERWRKLMVAHGELEVPEAEA; from the coding sequence ATGACGCTCTTTGATCCGCCCGCACCACTGGCCGAGCGGCTGCGCCCGCGCACCCTGGATGAGGTGGTGGGCCAGTCGCATCTGCTGGGACCGGGAAAACCGCTCACCCGGGTGCTGCAGTCCGGGCGGCTCGGCAGCCTGATCCTGTGGGGTCCGCCGGGGGTGGGCAAGACCACCCTGGCCCGCCTGCTGGCCGCCCAGGTGGGGGCGCACTTCGTTGCCCTCTCGGCGGTATCAGCCGGGGTCAAGGACGTGCGCGAGGCGGTGGCTGAGGCCGAGCGGCTGCGGGGCCGGGGCCAGCGCACCATCCTGTTCCTGGACGAGATCCACCGCTTCAACAAGGCGCAGCAGGACGCGCTGCTGCCGCACGTCGAGAGCGGCCTGCTGACGCTGGTGGGCGCCACCACCGAGAACCCCAGCTTTGAGGTGAATCCGGCGCTGCGCAGCCGCGCCCGCACGCTGGTGCTGCAGGCCCTGACCCGTGAGGAGGTGCGCGGCCTGCTGGAACGCGCCCTGACCGACGAGCGCGGGCTGCCGGGCGTGAGCGCCGAACCGGCCGCGTTGGAGCTGCTGTCGCGGCTGGCCGACGGCGATGCCCGCCGGGCGCTCAGCACGCTGGAGGTGGCCAGCAGCCTCGCCAATCCCGTCACCGAGGAGGCGGTCACCGAGGCGTTCGGGCGGCACCTGCCGAGCATGGACAAGGGTGGCGAGGACTTCTACAACCTGATCAGCGCGCTGCACAAGTCGGTGCGCGGCTCGCACCCGGACGCGGCACTGTACTGGCTGGCCCGCATGGTGGCGGGCGGCGCCGACATCCTGTACGTGGCGCGCCGGGTGGTGCGGATGGCGGCCGAGGACATCGGGCTGGCGGACCCGCAGGCGCTGCGGCTGTGCATTGCGGCCCGCGACACCGCCGAGTTCCTGGGCAGCCCGGAAGGCGATCTGGCGCTGGCCGAGGCGGTGGTGTACCTGTGTCTGGCTCCCAAGAGCAACACCGTCTACACCGCCTGGAAGCGGGCGCTGCAGGCGGTGGAGGGCGAGCAGCTCTCGGTGCCGCTGCACCTGCGCAACGCGCCCACCGGCCTGATGCGGCAGCAGGGCTACGGGGGCGGGTACGCCTACTACTTCGACGACCCGGAAGGCAGCTTCCGGCAGCGGTACCTGCCGGACGGGGTGCAGCTGAACCTCTACACGCCGGGGCCGGAAGGCTGGGAGGGCCGCGTCCAGGAGCGCTGGCGCAAGCTGATGGTGGCGCACGGTGAGCTGGAGGTGCCGGAAGCGGAGGCCTAG